The DNA window CTGAACTTTAACCAGgtgatgtaaatttttttttctttcatttactgaACTTGGTTACCCTACCCTATTATTATGTTAAACGTTCACAAAGAGGAAGGACATTTAGTGGAGGAGGAAAGATGATTTTTAAAGTATCGCTTCCAGAAGGAAAGGATAACCGGGAATATCTTCTGGAATGTTAGAATTCTTTGTTTGCCACTTTATTATAATCAATCAAGGActgttctgttatttttttctttttctatatacaCAAAACCATTCTGCCATTGACTTAATTTGGAATAATTATGTCATTGTGATTCTAAAGATAAAGCCTGCACCAAAGGATAtattgatgatgtttttttttttttttattttagcctcaCAAAACAAAGTAATCTGTTGCAACATTCCATTTCAGACATAGTGGCCACATTAGTTTAATTTTTCTTCATTGTTCTTTAggaatacaggttgacattcaaaaaaccTGCCATCCATAATCCTGTctcttcagatttccggcatggattttggagcacattttcaaatttacacattttctggaGGAGCTGtttgttttgatggcgctgtactccagaataaactgttgggtcttgcttgcactgctttcctgctcattccttctcatttatttgctgctgtatagccccattatggattcagtatatatttaaaggactctacaggtagtcattttctgttaaatatatacagcatatagaaCTCTAAAAATTCCGGCACTCCATAGGTCCAGACATtactggatttttgaatgtcaacctgtttTACCAATCTCGCATTTCTCTCGCTGCATCTTTGTAAATTCAGCGTTGTCAccttttattagtaaatgttaGGACTACAGTAGGAGAGCTGGGCAACATTGTTACCATGCCATAAAGCTAGTTTGCTTTAACTTCTGTTTGCCCACACCATTCCTCTGCTGTAGTGAAATCTAAAGAAGTgttaacatccttttttttggcagttCTGGAGCCAAAATATCAAAcccctttatttttctaaaagggagcaaataatGGAAGATCATAGTTAAGGTTTGCATACAAACCAAATATAtactgcatttttaataaatattgtgccatattaatactttttaaatgtttcaaagatCACTGGCTGCATAACTAAATCATAAACAAAAGCAAATTGTTTCATACCAGTAGGTTTATTTGTTTTGCCGTATTTAATACAGAAgatcaaaaagtattttgtagTATAAGGACTGATTGCAATAAGAAAGACTAAATAACTGAAAAATCTATTCACAGAATGTAGTAcactttccctttaaatgtaaTCATCATGGGCTTTTTATCCTTGCTGCACTTCCTCTGCAGAATTGGCAGTCTTATTGTGATTACAGCTTTAAAAGATTAGATGTAAAAACTACAGGAAATGACCAGTTAGCTATACTGCTGATTATTCTCTCTGCAGGATACCTCTTGTGTATATATACTAGAGGAAAATGAAGAGTTTTAGTGCAAAGTAACTCattttgtacaagaaaaaataaataaattgcattgtGTCCGAATGTTAAAAGTCTGTCTTTAACCTAGTTACCATTTGTTGTTTGCTTGGTTTGTATTGGGGAACTTGTAACATTTGTAATCTGTTTCTGCCCTCTAACATTGAGGTTATATCAGTTGGGTTTGGATACAATTTATTAGGATACATTGCAGTTTGCCAGTaggaagtacagaaaataccagtggatcttgccagaaatgtagTTTTGTTAAATCTTCCTGTGATCTTCCAGCATTATGAACCCTATTTATTGTGTAGAATTCTAGTCCCATCAATCCACTATGTAAAAAAGCCATTACATAGAAGTAACATTAATTAGCAATCTATTACGTTCAGTGTtcaagacagaatttttttttttttaagctggttgggatgaaattgtaggtgggtggtaacTAGCCGGGTGGTCACCGAGAAGTTCccggtggtgcgcccagctaaaaagggctggagagaatactgacattttttgtatttagagATGACATAGACAGGATATAAAGCAtcctattaatttttattttatgccctCAAACATTTGGTTTGATATCCCTTTTTGTTCTGTGCAGCCGGGGTTAAAAGAAGTCGTTGAATCCTGCAGAGGAAAAAACCTATTCTACTCTACTGATATAGATGGAGCTATACAAGAGGCTGATCTGGTCTTTATTTCTGTAAGTACATCTTTCTTACTTCCTACTataattttgttgcattttaaaataagctTTGTCACTCattgaattctgtttttttttttcatataggtAAACACGCCAACAAAGACTTATGGAATGGGCAAAGGTCGGGCTGCAGATCTGAAATATATTGAGGCTTGTGCCCGTCGTATCGTTCAGAACTCCAATGGTTACAAAATTGTGACCGAGAAGAGCACTGTGCCTGTAAGGGCAGCAGAGAGCATTAGGAGGATATTTGATGCCAACACAAAACCCAATCTTAATCTCCAGGTAAGAATAAACTTCTACAGGGTGTTCATTACACAAACTGTAACTTGCATTCTTTGCTGCTCACATTACATTGCTGCCCAAATAGGGGCCCCTTAATGCCATGTCATAACAGCTACTTGATGACTACCTTTATTGTAGTTCCCAAAATTATTTTGATGTGTATCTTGATAAAATTCggaagtgtgacttggggtaaaggAGGGATCCTTTACCAACTTAATTGGTTAAATTCCGGATTAGGAATAATGTACCATACATGTTGGCTCACAAATTAAAGTAATTTGGAGCAGCACCCAAAAAGTGGGTATTAGTGCCAAGGCGCATTATAGAGCTGGGGGATTCTTGTATGCTAATATAAAGGTCCAGGGTTGCCAATTTAGAGGTCTCTTCATGTGGAATATTAGTTGTCATGATTTTCTCCAGTAACattgtaaaattaatataataccGTGTTTGTTAGACTAGTTCTGAAATCTTCTTTTCTCCACAGGTGCTCTCTAACCCAGAATTCCTGGCAGAGGGAACTGCAATTAAAGATCTGAAGAATCCCGACAGGGTGTTGATTGGAGGAGATGAAACTCCCGAAGGACAAAAAGCAGTGCGGGCTTTGTGTGCGGTTTATGAGCACTGGGTGCCCACTGAAAGAATCATCACAACCAACACTTGGTCATCTGAACTTTCTAAACTGGTAAGCATTTtgtcaatttaaagaaaaatagtttaCATGTGGGTTATTCTGCATATTTCCTCTGCAGTAAGTAAACTTTAAATGTGTGGGTACTAAAAAGCAATACTATAAATCAGTCCTACCCCTTGAACTATTGAAATTTTCAGGGGAATCCATGCTAAAACTGGTTTATAATGGGGGAAGGGGGGTCCTCCCAAAAAATGGTGGCCTGTGGAATGAATGCCCCCTTTACAGTGATGGCTAGAATACTATATCTGTCGAGAATTAAACATTGTTAGACTTGTGCTGTTGGCTCCGGTCCTATGCAGGCATCATGAAATGGAAGGTCAATCCGCAATAGTGTGAAGAACCCATGGCAagctctggaggaaacctgaggTTCCATAGAACCCCGGCTGAGCATTGCTGCTCTATATTGCTAaggctttggggggggggggggcttgcatTTGTTCAGACAATTGGAACAATCTATAAAAAGGACAATTGACAGAtctacttaaacatttttttcctatgtaagCTTGTTCTgcttactttttatatataacatttttttttctgtgaaagatTATATATGTAAAGCAGCAGGCAACAATACATTGCATCAAGTGGATTTTAATCTCCCTCCTCTTTGCCTAGGCTGCCAATGCATTTCTTGCTCAAAGGATTAGCAGCATTAACTCCATCAGTGCCTTGTGTGAAGCCACCGGTGCAGATGTTGAAGAAGTGGCCAGGGCTATTGGCATGGACCAGAGAATTGGAAACAAATTTTTGAAAGCCAGTGTTGGTAAGTTTGATGGTACTAATGTTTAGCTAGTTAAATTGCCTTGTTGACATGCAGGGCCTTTCATATAATGGTATGAAGTTACAAGAAAAGTTTACTGTTTCTTCTACTCGCATGTCTTGTTTCTAACAGCAGCACTTCTGTTCAGCTTATAGGTCATGAGAGTGTAGGGTTTAATATTTGGGTGGTGAAGACTGGTGAGCTCcaagatatttacatttttagtttagtatCAGTAAAATGTGGGAAATATCAAATGATTATGCTCCAAACCAATGTATTCAGTATCAAGTGGAAAAAGTCCCATTGTCCCGTTAATTTTAAGGCATCACTTTCTATGTGTTTGCTTTGACCTGACAAAGCATCGCtcatttacctaaataaaaaaaaaatgaaattctctACAAAAGTCCAATATGTCACACAAGACAAGATAAGAACCAATGAGAAATTTTGATTACAAGATTGAGGTTAAAGCTTCTTAAATGTGGAGAGAAGTTTTTTCTATAAAGGATTTAGAAAGGGAGTACAATGTAAACAGACCATTTAGCAACACTAAAGCATCTGTTTCAGGTGACTTTTAGTAATACATGTGTATTTTAGTTGTTCCTAAACCTGTAAAATTTGTTTCCCTTTGTACAGGTTTTGGTGGTAGCTGCTTCCAGAAAGATGTGTTGAACCTGGTTTACCTATGTGAAGTTTTGAACCTGCATGAGGTAGCGCGCTACTGGCAACAGGTATATATTGATTCTGGTCCTTTGATGTATTACAGAGGTTTGatccttataataaaaatatatgaatgtgaTTAGGGAAATATTACATATGAAGATGTTATGTTTACCACTTGCATCCACCAACTCTATGTTAAAACATCAGCTTTCCACTAACAACTTCCACTAACCTCAGAACAGGGAGATAAGTTTGTACACACTCCTCCTCAGGTTTATGCCAGATtgaataattaaatacatattagtATTGTTTAAAGATTTTCTATAAACAATTGATTACCTCCACTACCAGTTTTAGGCCAATGAGCCTAGTAGGACAAATGTCAATGAAATGTCATTTGCTCTGCTCCTTTACAACTTTTTTGCTTTCCCATTTTAGGTTATTGACATGAATGATTATCAAAGAAGAAGGTTTACCTCCAGGATCATTGATTGTCTCTTTAACACAGTAGCAGACAAAAAGATTGCTGTTTTGGGATTTGCATTCAAGAAAGACACTGGAGACACACGGTAAGCAACTTGGCTTCTTTAAATATTGTCCTATAGATTGGTATATAGTGAGTGTTATAAATTGGgcaatgcttcttacattgctggcctgtggaaagaatgtcaccgttacagccaaaaaagatcattggtgttacttgatttgaaaggcatagactgcttattgctcaagaaacccctagcaagtGATACTGCTCTGAACATTCTATGATTACATGAAAGAATACCAGTCTGACCACATAAAGAACAATTGTATTAGACCATCACTAATACAGGCTAACAAGTTTTGTGTGACTCTAATCCCTAATTTAATACTATGAAGAGCCAGAAAAGCTTTTCACAGAGGTCCGGAATGAAAATGCAAGCAATATTTTGAACAAATGTCAGAACTTCTGATGGTTGTTACATGAACACTTAATTTTTGTGTCCTTCAGTACATCTTCATGGATATTGTGTTTAGACTGCTTCTTATCTTCCAGGGAGTCCTCCAGCATCTATATTAGTAAATACCTCCTGGATGAAGGAGCCAAGCTGCACATCTACGATCCCAAAGTAGTCAAAGAACAAATAATCATGGACTTGTCCCAGCCAGGCGTAGCGGAGGATGACAGAGGTAAGCACAATAGAACACTTTTAAGAGGTGGATCTAGCAGTACAGCTACATAGacctatgtacatattttatttaggtgtAAGGGCAGGTTCATACCATTGTAGAAGCATATTGATTGTGTTTTTGCTGGAGGTAGTTTTATGTaacttatcatttttttttattattattagttgcaaAGCTGGTCCATATCTCTACAGACCCATATGAGGCTTGTGAGGGAGCTCATGCTATGGTGATCTGCACTGAGTGGGACATGTTTAAGGTCAGTAAATTTGTTGGATGGAAGTTATATATGTGTTTGGTGtgagttttgtttttctgtactgtCTAAAATGTTATTTCAGCTAAAGCCCATCTTTAGATAAAACCCCACCACCAGCAGACCCCTATAAAGCCATCCGATGTCAGGGGAAATTATGTtctgttaggctacatacacacgtgcaataattattgttggaaatgaatgaataACGACTGATCATCCAATAATCGTAAACAACGACTCGCCAACGTCactgatgaacaaggaatgttgctggaaacaaatggccatcct is part of the Pyxicephalus adspersus chromosome 3, UCB_Pads_2.0, whole genome shotgun sequence genome and encodes:
- the UGDH gene encoding UDP-glucose 6-dehydrogenase; amino-acid sequence: MFQIKKICCIGAGYVGGPTCSVIAQMCPGIKVTVVDVNEARINAWNSDTLPIYEPGLKEVVESCRGKNLFYSTDIDGAIQEADLVFISVNTPTKTYGMGKGRAADLKYIEACARRIVQNSNGYKIVTEKSTVPVRAAESIRRIFDANTKPNLNLQVLSNPEFLAEGTAIKDLKNPDRVLIGGDETPEGQKAVRALCAVYEHWVPTERIITTNTWSSELSKLAANAFLAQRISSINSISALCEATGADVEEVARAIGMDQRIGNKFLKASVGFGGSCFQKDVLNLVYLCEVLNLHEVARYWQQVIDMNDYQRRRFTSRIIDCLFNTVADKKIAVLGFAFKKDTGDTRESSSIYISKYLLDEGAKLHIYDPKVVKEQIIMDLSQPGVAEDDRVAKLVHISTDPYEACEGAHAMVICTEWDMFKELDFNRIHSKMLKPAFIFDGRRVLDDLHGELQNIGFQVETIGKKVASKRIPFTPTADMPKISLADTPHKKPRV